Proteins found in one Bartonella krasnovii genomic segment:
- the gltX gene encoding glutamate--tRNA ligase — protein MSVITRFAPSPTGFLHIGGARTALFNWLYAKHTGGKMLLRIEDTDRERSTEAAVKAIIDGLHWMGLSYDGPPISQFERAERHRQVAEQLVKNGKAYYCYASPEELAEMREKARAEGRPPRYDGRWRNRDASEAPQGVKPVIRIKAPEEGETVVHDRVQGDVHFPNKDLDDFIILRSDGSPTYMHAVVVDDHDMGVTHIIRGDDHLTNAARQTIIFKAMGWDIPVMAHIPLIHGENGAKLSKRHGALGVDAYKTMGYLPAALRNYLVRLGWSHGDDELMSLKDMISWFDIEDINKGAARFDLRKLDSINGHYMRMSNDQELFDAALDILPETDGGTQIIERLDEQRRVQFFKAIPHLKERSKTLRELIDNASFIFTQRPLQLNEKAQILLDKNGRTILNDLYLALKACPSWDTKALDEILRSYIQTQNLKFGSIAQPLRAALTGCTTSPGVLDVLILLGRDESLHRINDQLTTTIGS, from the coding sequence GTGTCTGTTATTACTCGTTTTGCCCCCTCTCCCACAGGATTCCTTCATATTGGTGGTGCTCGTACTGCTCTTTTTAATTGGCTTTATGCAAAACATACCGGTGGAAAAATGCTTCTACGCATTGAAGATACAGATCGAGAACGCTCAACAGAAGCTGCTGTAAAAGCCATTATAGATGGCTTGCACTGGATGGGACTTAGTTATGATGGTCCCCCTATTTCTCAATTCGAACGTGCAGAACGTCACCGCCAAGTCGCTGAACAATTGGTCAAAAATGGCAAAGCGTATTATTGTTATGCCTCACCTGAAGAGTTAGCTGAAATGCGAGAAAAAGCCCGTGCAGAAGGACGCCCCCCTCGTTATGACGGACGTTGGCGTAACCGGGATGCTTCTGAAGCGCCTCAAGGTGTCAAACCTGTTATTCGCATCAAAGCCCCTGAGGAGGGAGAAACAGTTGTCCACGACCGTGTTCAAGGTGATGTTCATTTTCCTAATAAAGATTTAGATGACTTTATTATCTTGCGCTCTGATGGTTCGCCTACCTATATGCATGCTGTTGTCGTTGATGATCACGATATGGGTGTTACACATATCATACGGGGTGATGATCATCTAACCAATGCAGCCCGACAAACGATCATCTTTAAAGCTATGGGATGGGATATTCCTGTTATGGCTCATATTCCTCTTATTCATGGTGAAAATGGTGCAAAATTATCAAAGCGGCATGGTGCGCTGGGCGTTGATGCTTATAAAACAATGGGATATCTTCCTGCTGCTTTACGCAATTATCTTGTCCGTTTAGGATGGAGCCATGGCGATGACGAACTCATGTCACTTAAAGATATGATTTCTTGGTTTGATATTGAAGATATTAACAAAGGTGCTGCTCGTTTTGATCTCAGAAAGCTCGATTCCATCAACGGACACTATATGCGCATGAGCAATGATCAAGAACTTTTTGATGCCGCTCTTGATATTCTACCAGAAACCGATGGGGGAACACAAATCATTGAAAGACTTGATGAACAACGTCGTGTTCAATTTTTCAAAGCAATCCCACATTTGAAAGAGCGTTCAAAAACACTGCGTGAACTGATTGACAATGCCTCCTTTATTTTTACGCAGAGACCATTACAGCTTAACGAAAAAGCACAAATACTTTTAGATAAAAATGGACGAACCATTTTAAATGATCTTTATCTTGCCCTAAAAGCTTGCCCTTCTTGGGATACAAAAGCCCTCGATGAAATTCTTCGCTCTTATATCCAAACACAGAATCTCAAATTTGGATCTATCGCCCAACCTCTTCGTGCAGCTCTTACAGGCTGTACCACATCGCCAGGTGTTTTGGATGTTCTTATTTTACTGGGACGCGATGAATCTCTTCATCGCATTAATGACCAACTTACCACAACAATAGGTTCATGA
- a CDS encoding ComEC/Rec2 family competence protein: protein MFNQSKIKEGLSAKSVIERKNAYQIGQGVFSSCNDAKNGSYKQQKPLLLTLLKKAIIVIRKWLADCIEKEVSFGILFSLILVFFSLGIIFYFHLELEPSWRQLGVLISIFGGIFYIAHFYRKIWIPTGLLFCFALGVLAAKIETWRIATPMLSSDVVTTLTGRIISVESVPKRGFRLVLDVLSTEKPILHHSLHRVRVSARYLPSGLAIGDGLYGRVKIRAFSGAVRPGGYDFSFHNYFKGIGAQGIYLGKPIKISVSPPDGIFAIILQKIENLRMKMTQRIRLALEGEKGSVAVALITGQRAGISNETNEALRTAGLAHILSISGLHMALLSGLVLLSIRSFLSFFPVFSSYYSNKKFAAIVAFMITAFYLFLSGLAISAQRSFVMIAVMLVAILCNRSAITMRNFSIAGLITLAIRPHEILGPSFQMSFSATAALIAFFDWWSRRSLFRTRKTISSYVGERVINFAFLSIFSTCASSFVAGSASGIYAAYHFSNMASLSIISNAFALPIISILVIPFGLIAVLAMLGGFEWLPLQIMGFGVDLVIKIAHAIKTISPDLNPGFMPLSSLVLLSIGLVGLTFCKTPIRLFFSLFILAGISICIMHSPVQLIIADNMRLVGVIHDKKLYIDRYHHSKFTTTIWKKSFRLNETIKPTKYGPSFHGQFICDHYVCTSLLENGLKVIVLRERIDHCIEADILIQTFIMHNPTCHKKAKIIFTPQQLLLRGSVMMTKGGDIIWSSLGVYRPWNMHRKYSQKNI, encoded by the coding sequence ATGTTTAATCAAAGTAAAATTAAAGAGGGTTTATCCGCAAAATCTGTTATAGAAAGAAAAAACGCATATCAAATAGGGCAGGGTGTTTTTTCTAGCTGTAATGATGCAAAGAATGGCAGTTATAAGCAACAAAAACCTCTTTTATTGACGCTCTTAAAGAAAGCAATCATTGTTATTAGAAAATGGTTAGCGGATTGTATCGAAAAAGAAGTTTCTTTTGGTATTCTTTTTTCACTGATTTTAGTCTTTTTTTCTTTAGGAATCATTTTTTATTTTCATTTAGAACTGGAGCCAAGTTGGAGACAATTGGGGGTATTGATTAGCATCTTTGGGGGAATATTCTATATTGCACACTTTTACCGAAAAATATGGATTCCTACGGGACTTTTGTTTTGTTTTGCATTGGGGGTTTTGGCGGCAAAAATAGAAACGTGGCGTATTGCAACACCTATGTTAAGCAGTGACGTTGTCACCACATTGACGGGAAGAATTATTTCCGTTGAGTCAGTTCCCAAAAGGGGATTTCGCTTAGTTTTGGATGTTTTGAGTACAGAAAAGCCCATATTACACCATAGTCTTCATCGTGTTCGTGTATCAGCAAGATATTTGCCATCTGGATTAGCAATTGGTGATGGCCTGTATGGGAGAGTTAAGATTCGTGCATTCTCTGGGGCTGTGCGTCCAGGAGGCTACGATTTTAGTTTTCATAATTACTTTAAAGGGATTGGGGCGCAAGGCATTTATTTAGGAAAACCAATAAAAATATCCGTTTCGCCGCCTGATGGAATATTCGCTATCATTCTACAGAAAATTGAAAATTTACGCATGAAGATGACACAAAGAATCCGTCTAGCCCTTGAAGGAGAAAAGGGAAGTGTTGCGGTAGCTCTCATAACAGGACAGCGTGCTGGTATTTCAAATGAGACAAACGAGGCACTGCGTACGGCTGGATTAGCGCACATTTTATCTATATCAGGTTTACATATGGCTTTGTTGAGCGGCCTAGTTCTTTTGAGCATCCGTAGTTTTTTATCATTTTTTCCAGTTTTTTCTTCCTATTATTCCAATAAAAAATTTGCTGCTATCGTTGCATTTATGATAACGGCTTTTTATTTATTCTTGTCGGGTTTAGCAATATCAGCACAAAGAAGTTTTGTGATGATTGCTGTTATGTTGGTTGCTATATTATGTAATCGCTCTGCTATAACAATGCGTAATTTTTCTATTGCAGGGTTGATAACTCTCGCGATTAGACCCCATGAAATATTAGGCCCTAGCTTTCAAATGTCTTTTTCTGCGACGGCTGCTTTGATTGCTTTTTTTGATTGGTGGAGCAGAAGGTCACTTTTTCGTACAAGAAAAACAATCTCCTCTTATGTTGGAGAAAGAGTGATAAATTTCGCTTTTTTATCAATATTTTCAACATGTGCGTCTTCGTTTGTAGCAGGGAGTGCAAGTGGAATTTATGCTGCTTATCATTTTTCTAATATGGCATCTTTAAGCATTATCAGTAATGCTTTTGCTTTACCTATCATCTCAATTTTGGTCATCCCTTTTGGATTAATCGCAGTTCTTGCAATGTTAGGAGGATTCGAATGGCTTCCTCTTCAAATTATGGGGTTTGGTGTTGATCTTGTGATAAAGATTGCACACGCTATCAAAACTATTTCTCCTGATTTGAATCCTGGTTTTATGCCGTTGTCTTCATTAGTTTTATTGAGTATAGGCTTGGTTGGATTAACTTTTTGCAAAACACCTATCAGGCTCTTTTTTAGTCTTTTTATCTTGGCTGGTATTTCTATTTGTATAATGCATTCACCTGTGCAATTGATTATAGCAGATAATATGCGTCTCGTGGGTGTTATCCATGATAAAAAATTATATATTGATCGTTATCATCATTCTAAGTTCACGACCACTATCTGGAAAAAGTCATTTCGTTTGAATGAAACGATTAAACCAACAAAGTATGGTCCTTCATTTCACGGACAATTTATTTGTGATCATTATGTATGTACATCCTTATTAGAGAATGGATTAAAAGTTATCGTTTTACGTGAAAGAATAGATCACTGTATAGAGGCAGATATTCTTATTCAGACATTCATAATGCATAATCCAACATGTCATAAGAAGGCAAAAATAATATTTACTCCCCAGCAATTGTTATTAAGAGGAAGCGTTATGATGACTAAAGGTGGAGATATTATTTGGTCTTCTCTAGGGGTTTATAGACCGTGGAATATGCACAGAAAGTATTCACAAAAAAATATATAA
- the rpiA gene encoding ribose-5-phosphate isomerase RpiA, protein MDVQQLKKRAAIKALEFIEDGMRLGIGSGSTVNEFIRLLGERVADGLCVTGVATSRYSEQLCHKFGVPVRTLEQIPELDLDIDGADEIGPEMMLIKGGGGALLYEKIVASASRTMLVIADETKVVKSLGAFALPIEVNPFGIHTTRKAIEKVADDLGLSGEIALRMNGKNPFKTDGGHFILDAFWGCILQPQLLSDALLSIPGVVEHGLFLGLASRAIVAMADGRIKILEPFDF, encoded by the coding sequence ATGGATGTTCAGCAGTTAAAAAAAAGGGCAGCTATTAAAGCGCTTGAATTTATTGAAGATGGTATGCGGCTTGGTATCGGATCTGGTTCAACTGTTAATGAATTTATTCGTCTTCTTGGTGAGCGTGTTGCGGATGGTTTATGTGTGACCGGTGTTGCGACCTCACGATATTCTGAACAACTCTGTCATAAGTTTGGAGTGCCTGTTCGCACTTTAGAACAAATACCTGAACTGGATCTTGATATTGATGGAGCAGATGAAATTGGCCCAGAGATGATGCTCATTAAAGGGGGAGGGGGAGCGTTGTTGTATGAAAAAATTGTCGCATCGGCATCTCGTACAATGCTTGTCATTGCTGATGAAACAAAGGTGGTCAAAAGCCTTGGTGCTTTTGCACTACCGATTGAAGTAAATCCATTTGGTATCCATACAACACGCAAAGCCATCGAAAAAGTCGCTGATGATTTAGGACTTTCTGGAGAAATTGCATTGCGAATGAATGGAAAGAATCCTTTTAAAACAGATGGTGGTCATTTTATTCTTGATGCGTTTTGGGGATGCATTTTGCAACCCCAATTATTATCGGATGCTCTTCTTTCCATTCCTGGTGTTGTTGAGCATGGTCTTTTTTTGGGGTTGGCTTCACGTGCAATTGTCGCTATGGCTGATGGTCGAATAAAAATTTTAGAACCATTTGATTTTTAG
- a CDS encoding DUF2059 domain-containing protein, producing MRIIFSFQRFFVYFGAIAVFFVNIGMVCAQGVSDQHLDSARKAIRAIHATDQFDSFLPNAVHDFKNELISDDPNLATAISDIVDKQALALIKRRSDLEKEIAHVYAKYFTQKELDAITAFYNSDTGKKFLTEVPNIARDSYSAFDVWRSALMQDLVENVKKEMSETLNLNNSTMPIKSEAPENKK from the coding sequence ATGAGAATAATATTTTCTTTTCAGCGTTTTTTCGTATATTTTGGTGCAATTGCTGTTTTTTTTGTGAATATAGGAATGGTTTGTGCACAGGGTGTGAGTGATCAACATTTAGATTCAGCTCGAAAGGCGATTAGGGCCATCCATGCAACGGATCAATTTGATAGTTTTTTACCAAATGCAGTCCATGATTTCAAAAATGAACTGATCAGTGATGATCCGAATTTGGCAACAGCTATTTCTGATATCGTTGATAAGCAGGCGCTTGCTTTAATTAAAAGGCGCTCTGATCTAGAAAAAGAGATTGCTCATGTGTATGCAAAATATTTTACGCAAAAAGAGCTTGATGCAATCACAGCATTTTATAATTCTGATACCGGTAAAAAGTTTTTGACAGAAGTTCCTAATATTGCACGTGATTCCTATTCTGCATTTGATGTATGGCGTTCTGCTCTTATGCAGGATCTTGTAGAAAATGTGAAAAAAGAAATGTCTGAAACACTTAACTTAAATAATTCTACAATGCCTATAAAGTCAGAAGCTCCAGAAAATAAAAAATAA
- the gor gene encoding glutathione-disulfide reductase, which yields MGSFDFDLFVIGSGSGGVRAARLAGGLGKRVAIAEEYRVGGTCVIRGCVPKKLYVYASQYAKEFKKSTGFGWKYADPVFSWEKLVAAKNKEISRLEGLYRQGLENNNVHIYESRATFIDDHTLELSTTGERVTAEKILIATGAKVAPNMTIEGADFCLTSNEIFDLDELPKSIVIVGGGYIAVEFANILHGLGVKTTLLHRGDLILRNFDHDLRQLLSDAMIEKGISILYKVTVSKVQAAENSYNVLLSNGQTINTDQVMLATGRMPNTVGLGLERAGIEVNASGGVIVDEKMTTNIPHIWAVGDVTGHIQLTPVAIHDAMCFVKTAFENIPTKPNYDLIATAVFSQPEIGTVGLLEEEAIQRYKRLEIYRTVFRPMRNVLSGSSEKMFMKLIVDGESRIVVGAHILGENAGEMAQLIGISLKGKLTKDIFDETMAVHPTMAEELVTMYKPSYIYENGKKIES from the coding sequence GTGGGCTCTTTTGATTTTGATTTATTTGTTATTGGTAGTGGTTCTGGTGGGGTGCGTGCAGCAAGGCTTGCTGGAGGTCTTGGTAAGCGTGTCGCTATAGCAGAAGAATATCGTGTAGGGGGAACTTGTGTTATTCGTGGTTGTGTTCCCAAAAAGCTTTATGTTTATGCTTCACAATATGCAAAAGAATTTAAGAAAAGTACTGGTTTTGGATGGAAATATGCGGATCCAGTTTTTAGCTGGGAAAAGTTGGTTGCGGCTAAAAATAAAGAAATATCAAGATTAGAAGGGCTATATCGTCAGGGGTTAGAAAATAATAATGTGCATATTTACGAAAGTCGTGCTACTTTTATTGATGATCACACATTAGAACTTTCTACTACGGGTGAGCGGGTAACTGCTGAAAAAATTTTGATTGCAACGGGGGCAAAAGTTGCACCAAATATGACGATAGAAGGCGCCGATTTTTGCCTGACTTCTAATGAGATTTTTGATCTTGATGAACTCCCAAAATCAATAGTCATTGTTGGTGGAGGATATATTGCTGTTGAATTTGCTAATATTCTTCATGGGTTAGGTGTAAAGACGACACTCCTTCATCGTGGTGATTTAATTCTTCGTAATTTTGATCACGATTTGCGGCAATTGCTCAGTGATGCAATGATTGAAAAAGGGATTTCTATTCTCTATAAAGTGACAGTTTCTAAAGTGCAGGCGGCAGAAAATAGTTATAATGTCCTTTTATCAAATGGGCAAACGATCAATACGGATCAAGTTATGTTAGCCACGGGGCGTATGCCCAATACAGTGGGTTTAGGACTTGAAAGGGCTGGTATAGAAGTTAATGCGTCTGGCGGTGTTATTGTTGATGAGAAAATGACGACAAATATCCCCCATATTTGGGCTGTAGGGGATGTAACGGGTCATATTCAATTAACACCTGTTGCGATACATGATGCAATGTGTTTTGTTAAGACAGCATTTGAAAATATTCCCACAAAACCTAATTATGATTTAATTGCAACAGCCGTTTTTTCACAGCCTGAGATTGGAACGGTAGGTCTTTTAGAAGAAGAGGCGATACAGCGTTATAAGCGTCTTGAAATTTATCGTACAGTTTTTCGTCCTATGCGTAATGTTCTTTCCGGTAGTTCAGAGAAGATGTTTATGAAGCTCATTGTTGATGGTGAAAGTCGTATTGTTGTAGGCGCTCACATTTTAGGAGAAAATGCTGGTGAGATGGCACAACTTATAGGAATATCTCTCAAGGGAAAGCTGACGAAGGATATTTTTGATGAAACGATGGCGGTGCATCCAACGATGGCAGAAGAGTTGGTAACCATGTATAAACCAAGTTATATATATGAAAATGGGAAGAAAATAGAAAGTTAA
- a CDS encoding class II 3-deoxy-7-phosphoheptulonate synthase, with protein MIQEWAPDSWRKRPIKQVPTYPDKSMLEDVERRLRRYPPLVFAGEARDLKNELAAVAKGRAFLLQGGDCAESFAEHEADNIRDFFRVFLQMAIVLTFGNSKPVVKIGRIAGQFAKPRSSDIERREGIEFPVYRGDIINGIEFDANSRIPDPQRMSMAYRQSAATLNLLRAFSQGGYANLENVHTWMLSFVSNSPQGERYELLAERISEAIDFMRSIGITSKTHSSLRETSFYTSHEALLLGYEEALTRIDSTSGNWYATSGHMLWIGDRTRQIDHAHVEYCRGIKNPIGLKCGPSMESDELLKLIDILNPENEPGRLTLITRFGYDKVESYLPKLIRAVEREKREVIWSCDPMHGNTITANGYKTRPFDYVLKEVEIFFAVHRAEGTYPGGIHIEMTGRDVTECTGGAHAISVDDLSDRYHTQCDPRLNADQALELAFLVAELLKKNRAIDPLALAAGR; from the coding sequence ATGATACAAGAGTGGGCGCCTGACTCTTGGAGGAAAAGGCCAATTAAACAAGTTCCGACTTATCCGGATAAGTCTATGTTAGAAGATGTCGAACGAAGGCTGAGAAGATATCCTCCTTTGGTTTTTGCCGGTGAAGCACGTGATTTAAAAAATGAACTAGCTGCTGTTGCGAAAGGCAGGGCTTTTTTATTGCAAGGTGGTGATTGTGCTGAAAGCTTTGCAGAACATGAAGCTGATAATATCCGTGATTTTTTTCGTGTATTTTTGCAAATGGCGATTGTTTTAACCTTTGGGAATTCTAAACCCGTTGTTAAAATTGGTCGTATTGCTGGTCAGTTTGCAAAACCCCGCTCTTCTGATATTGAAAGAAGAGAAGGCATTGAATTTCCTGTTTATCGGGGGGATATTATCAATGGCATTGAGTTTGACGCTAATTCTCGTATTCCAGATCCGCAACGGATGTCTATGGCTTATCGCCAATCTGCGGCAACACTTAACCTGTTGCGTGCTTTTTCACAAGGGGGCTATGCTAATTTAGAAAATGTTCACACATGGATGTTGAGTTTCGTTTCTAACAGTCCGCAGGGGGAACGTTATGAATTATTGGCAGAGCGTATTTCTGAAGCAATTGATTTTATGCGTTCCATAGGGATTACATCCAAAACGCATTCTTCATTGCGTGAAACATCTTTTTATACCAGTCATGAAGCGCTTTTGCTTGGTTATGAAGAGGCTTTGACTCGGATTGATTCAACTTCAGGAAATTGGTACGCAACATCTGGCCACATGTTATGGATTGGTGACCGTACACGTCAAATTGATCATGCTCACGTTGAATATTGTCGCGGTATTAAAAATCCTATAGGATTAAAGTGTGGTCCTTCCATGGAATCTGATGAGCTTTTAAAATTAATTGATATTTTAAATCCTGAAAATGAACCGGGGCGGCTTACTCTTATTACGCGCTTTGGTTATGATAAGGTTGAGAGTTATCTGCCTAAACTCATCCGTGCCGTTGAGCGTGAGAAGCGTGAGGTGATATGGTCATGCGATCCAATGCATGGTAATACAATTACGGCCAATGGTTATAAGACACGTCCCTTTGATTATGTTTTAAAAGAAGTAGAGATTTTTTTTGCAGTACATCGTGCAGAGGGAACCTATCCAGGTGGCATTCATATTGAGATGACAGGTCGTGATGTAACGGAATGTACGGGTGGGGCGCATGCTATTTCTGTAGATGATTTATCTGATCGTTATCATACGCAATGTGATCCACGATTAAATGCAGATCAAGCATTAGAATTAGCTTTTCTTGTTGCTGAACTCCTTAAAAAAAATCGTGCAATTGACCCGTTAGCACTTGCTGCTGGTAGGTAG
- a CDS encoding NAD+ synthase, with amino-acid sequence MKDDFRVAVAQLNPTVGDIEGNFSLAVMAHQKAKEEGADLVLFTELFISAYPPEDLVLKPAFTKTCEEAVEKLAKITVGGPGIIIGLPLRRNSNIYNGVMLLDEGRVIAESFKFDLPNYAEFDEKRLFSPGPRPEPIVYHGIKLGIVICEDIWNDFSLSTELKDKGAEIILVLNGSPYYRNKTLKRIDVVHTQALQSGVPIIYANQVGGQDELVFDGGSFALNGQGKKVFQMKHFDSHLALSHWQRKTSGWHCVSGPNENLLNGLAADYQACVLGLKDYVNKNGFKDVILGLSGGIDSALCTAMAVDALGAEKVRTLMMPYHYTSQESLNDAKECANLLGCHYEIIPIEQAVEAFLNIVSPLFLGFPSDVTEENLQSRIRGTLLMAFSNKLGSMVVTTGNKSEMAVGYATLYGDMNGGFNPLKDIYKMQVYALSEWRNKNHLHHFKGPEGIVIPPNIIEKAPSAELRENQKDEDSLPPYPILDDILQSLVENDMSICDVIQRGHVRETVEKIEQLLYGAEYKRRQSAPGVKISYKNFGRDRRYPIVNHFRDKN; translated from the coding sequence ATGAAAGATGACTTTCGGGTAGCAGTTGCCCAATTAAATCCTACTGTAGGTGATATTGAAGGAAATTTTTCTTTAGCCGTCATGGCACATCAAAAGGCTAAAGAAGAAGGGGCTGATCTTGTTCTATTCACAGAGCTTTTTATAAGTGCTTATCCGCCGGAAGATCTTGTTTTAAAGCCTGCTTTTACAAAAACATGTGAAGAGGCTGTTGAAAAATTAGCAAAAATAACTGTAGGCGGACCAGGAATTATTATTGGTCTTCCATTAAGACGTAATAGCAATATTTACAACGGTGTTATGCTTCTTGATGAAGGGCGAGTTATTGCTGAAAGCTTTAAGTTTGATTTACCTAATTATGCTGAGTTTGATGAAAAGCGTCTATTTTCTCCCGGACCACGTCCTGAGCCTATTGTTTATCATGGGATAAAATTAGGAATAGTGATTTGTGAAGATATTTGGAATGATTTCTCTCTTAGTACAGAGCTTAAAGATAAAGGTGCTGAAATTATTCTGGTTCTTAATGGATCTCCCTACTATCGTAATAAAACCTTGAAACGTATAGACGTTGTTCATACGCAAGCACTTCAATCTGGAGTGCCAATTATCTATGCTAATCAGGTTGGTGGTCAAGATGAGCTGGTTTTTGATGGGGGATCTTTTGCTTTGAATGGACAAGGTAAAAAAGTGTTTCAAATGAAACACTTTGACAGCCATCTTGCTTTGAGCCATTGGCAACGAAAAACGAGCGGGTGGCACTGTGTTTCAGGGCCTAATGAAAATCTTCTCAATGGATTAGCCGCTGATTATCAAGCTTGTGTTTTGGGCTTGAAAGATTACGTCAATAAAAACGGTTTTAAGGATGTTATTCTTGGTCTTTCAGGAGGAATTGATTCAGCTCTTTGTACAGCAATGGCAGTGGACGCTCTTGGTGCTGAGAAGGTTCGCACCCTTATGATGCCCTATCATTATACTTCGCAAGAATCATTAAACGATGCCAAAGAATGTGCTAATCTTTTGGGATGTCACTATGAAATCATACCAATTGAGCAAGCTGTTGAGGCTTTTTTGAATATAGTATCGCCTCTTTTTTTAGGCTTCCCCTCTGATGTTACAGAAGAAAATCTTCAAAGTCGTATACGCGGTACACTTTTAATGGCTTTTTCAAATAAATTGGGCTCAATGGTGGTGACAACAGGCAATAAGTCAGAAATGGCTGTGGGATATGCAACACTCTATGGTGATATGAATGGCGGATTTAATCCTCTCAAAGATATTTATAAAATGCAGGTTTATGCATTATCTGAGTGGCGCAATAAAAATCACTTGCATCATTTTAAGGGACCAGAAGGAATTGTCATTCCACCCAATATTATAGAAAAAGCGCCTTCTGCAGAATTGCGGGAAAATCAAAAAGATGAAGATTCTCTTCCTCCTTATCCTATTCTAGATGATATTTTGCAATCTCTTGTAGAAAATGACATGAGTATTTGTGATGTTATTCAACGTGGGCATGTACGAGAAACTGTTGAGAAAATTGAACAGCTTCTTTATGGTGCTGAATATAAAAGGCGACAATCTGCACCCGGTGTAAAAATCAGTTACAAGAATTTTGGACGCGATCGTCGTTATCCTATTGTCAATCATTTTCGTGATAAAAATTGA
- the gltX gene encoding glutamate--tRNA ligase, whose protein sequence is MVKVRFAPSPTGYIHIGNIRSALFNWLYARAHKGKFILRYDDTDIERSKQEYIDAITVDLEWLGIQPDAIYYQSKRFNRYDEVAETLKKRGLLYPCYETAEELERRRKIQLSRKLPPIYDRSALKLTAEEKKNFELQGRKPHWRFLLPNFENNPLQTKRTEVCWNDAVKGKQTIDLASLSDPVLIREDGTYLYTLPSVVDDVDMAITHIIRGDDHVTNTGAQIALFKALGAELPVFGHFNLLATVLGKGFSKRNNDLSIRSLREEGFESIAVQCFAVLIGTSQNVHPYPHQEALLEHFNLQNTSKSVAKFDIADLYTLNSHLVHELNYEDVKTRLQSFSIEGEKAEYFWNTIRSNIDKVNDAVLWWKIIHDEKSFDTVAPEDRAFVQQSLNFLPEGVLKDESWQVWTRALKEQTERKGKSLFMPLRQALTGMDHGPEMGKLLQLLGREKVIERLSKK, encoded by the coding sequence ATGGTTAAAGTTCGTTTTGCTCCCTCTCCAACAGGTTATATTCATATTGGTAATATTCGTAGTGCGCTTTTCAATTGGCTTTATGCACGGGCGCATAAAGGAAAGTTTATTTTGCGCTATGATGATACAGATATTGAACGTTCTAAACAGGAATATATCGATGCTATTACTGTTGACCTTGAATGGCTTGGAATTCAACCAGATGCAATTTATTATCAATCTAAGCGGTTTAATCGATATGATGAAGTGGCAGAAACTCTCAAAAAACGTGGTTTGCTTTATCCCTGTTATGAAACAGCGGAAGAATTAGAGCGACGTCGTAAAATCCAGCTTTCTCGTAAGTTGCCTCCTATTTATGATCGTTCTGCATTGAAGTTGACAGCAGAAGAGAAAAAAAATTTTGAATTGCAAGGCCGTAAACCTCATTGGCGTTTTCTTCTTCCTAATTTTGAAAATAATCCTTTGCAAACAAAGCGAACAGAAGTTTGCTGGAATGATGCTGTAAAGGGAAAACAGACGATAGATTTGGCTTCTCTTTCAGATCCTGTTCTTATTCGTGAAGATGGAACCTATCTTTATACATTACCGTCTGTTGTGGATGACGTCGATATGGCCATTACACATATTATTCGTGGCGATGATCATGTTACAAATACAGGCGCTCAGATTGCTCTTTTTAAAGCTCTGGGGGCAGAATTACCGGTTTTTGGTCATTTCAATTTATTGGCGACAGTCTTAGGAAAAGGATTTTCAAAACGTAACAATGATCTTTCTATTCGTTCTCTACGAGAAGAAGGATTTGAATCGATAGCTGTTCAGTGTTTTGCTGTTTTGATTGGGACATCGCAAAATGTGCATCCCTATCCTCATCAAGAAGCGCTTTTAGAACATTTTAATTTACAAAATACATCAAAATCAGTTGCAAAATTTGATATTGCTGACCTTTATACTCTGAATAGTCATCTTGTTCATGAACTAAATTATGAGGACGTTAAAACACGTCTCCAAAGTTTTTCTATTGAAGGAGAAAAAGCGGAATATTTCTGGAATACGATAAGAAGCAATATTGATAAAGTCAATGATGCTGTCTTGTGGTGGAAAATTATTCATGATGAAAAGAGTTTTGATACCGTGGCACCGGAGGACCGCGCTTTCGTGCAGCAGTCACTCAATTTTTTACCTGAAGGTGTATTGAAGGATGAAAGTTGGCAAGTTTGGACGAGAGCATTAAAAGAACAAACGGAGCGGAAAGGAAAGTCTTTATTCATGCCATTACGTCAAGCACTTACGGGCATGGATCATGGACCTGAAATGGGAAAGCTTTTGCAGCTTTTAGGCCGCGAAAAGGTAATAGAAAGACTCTCTAAAAAATAA